CCACGCCGATGTTGGTCAGCACCACCGCCGGGGTGAAGCCGGCCGAGGCGACGCCCCAATGCCGCGCCAGGGAGGGCAGGACGAAGGAGAGCGACGCGGAGTCGAAACCGTCGAGCAGCACCGCGAGGAAGGCGAGGCCCACCACGCCGAAGCGCATCCCGCGAAAACCCGTGTTCTCGTGGCCGGTCATCGGGTGCCTCCGAAAACCACCTGGTGCGCGGCTTCGAACAGCTCCGACGTCGGGTCGGCGAAGGCGGTGGCGGTGCCGATGTGGTCGGTCCCGGTCAGCGTCACGGTCACCGGCGGCCGGCCCGCGTCGGTCAGGGCGTCGGCGAGCAGCCGTCCCTGGCGGGTCAGCCAGAAGTCGTCGTCCGCCTTGCGGTTGGGCTCCGGATCCCCGAAGGAGATCACCACCCGCTCGGGGGCGCGGCTCACCCGCAGTGCGGGGCTGAGCCGCCGGGCCTGCGCCGGGTCTTCGACGATTCCCCGCAGATCGGTGGGCGCACTCATGCACACGGTGCCCGCCACCGGGCCGGGGGAGCTGTCGGTCAGCGTGACCATCGCGGCGAGATGGCCGCCCGCGGAGTGCCCGGCCACGGTGATGCGGTCCGGGTCACCCCCGTACCGGGTGGCGTTCGCGCGTGCCCACTCCACCGCCGCGGCCGCGTCCGCGACGGCGTCGGCGATGGTGTGGCGCGGTTCGAGCCGGTAGCCGCAGGACAGGAAGACCGCGCCGGCGTCCACCCAGGGGGCGGCGAGGTGGTCGTAGTAGGCCGGGTGGCCCTCGCGCCAGCGGCCGCCGTGGAAGTACACGATGACCGGCCGGTCGCCGGATCCTGGGTGGTAGACGTTCACCAGCTGGTGGGCGTCGGGTCCGTACTGGAGGTCGACGTCATGGGGCACCCGTGAACGCAATTCCTGCCGGGAGCTTGCGGCTTGCCGGTAGAAGCCCGGCCAGTCAGGGTGGTAGTCCTCCGGGTGCTGACAAGTGAAGAACTCACTGGTGTCCGCCGGACGGACGGCAGGGCCTGCGGCCATGGGGTCCTCCTCGTCATCGCCGGCGCGCTGGCGGCTCCGGTCATGCAGTGATCCGTATCTTCACCAGGCCCGCGGCACCTCGGGTAATGCCTACTTCGCCGGCACCTATGGCCGTCCGGTCATACCGGAGGCTATGCCCGTTCGGCTATGACCCGGCCACGGATCGGTATTGGACGGGCATGGAAAGCCGACCGTACGGTGCCCTTATGAGTGCCGATCCGCCCCCCGAAGTCGTTCAGCTCCGGAACTTCGTCGACGGAAGCTTCGTCGACGGTGCGGACACGTTCGACAAGATCAGCCCGGTCGACGGGGCCCGCGTCGCCGTGGTGCACGAGGCCGGGCGGGAGACGGTGGACGCCGCCGTCCGGGCCGCGCGCCGGGCCTTCGACGGCCGCTGGGGCCTCAGCACCGACCGGGACAGAGCCGCCCTGCTGAGGCGGATCGCCGACGGGATCGAGGCGCGTTTCGAAGAGTTCGTGACCGCCGAGATCCGGGACACCGGTAAGCCGGTGGCGCTGGCCCGCGAACTGGACGTGGCCCGCGCGGCGGCGAACTTCCGGTCCTTCGCCGACACGATCTCCGCCGCCGGTCTCGATTCGTACCTGACCGACACGGGCGGGGGCCGCAGTGCCCTCAACTACGCGGTGCGCCGGCCACTCGGCGTCGTGGCCGTCATCGTGCCCTGGAACCTTCCGCTGCTGCTGCTGACCTGGAAGGTCGCCCCGGCGCTGGCCTGTGGCAACGCCGTGGTGGTCAAGCCGTCCGATGAGACTCCGTCGACGGCGACCCTGCTGGCGGAGGTCATCGCCGAGGCGGGCGCGCCGAACGGCGTGTACAACGTCGTCCACGGCTTCGGCCCGGGCTCGGCGGGGGAGTTCCTCACCCAGCACTCGGGGGTCGACGGCGTCACCTTCACCGGTGAGTCCTCGACGGGGGCGACGATCATGAAGGAGGTCGCCCCACGCGTGGTGCCCGTCTCCTTCGAACTGGGCGGCAAGAACGCGGCCGTCGTCTTCGACGATTCCCCGGTGGAGCGGACCCTCGACGGGCTGACCCGGTCGCTGTTCCTGAACACCGGCCAGGTCTGCCTGTGCACCGAGCGGGTCTACGTCCAGCGCGGCCTCTTCGACGAGCTCGCGGCCGGGATCGCCGAGCGGGCCCCGGGGACTGAGCCTCGGCCGTCCGCACGACCCCGGCACGACGACCGGCCCGCTGATCTCCCGGGGACACCGGGCCAAGGTGCTCTCATACCTCGACCTCGCCGTTCAGGAAGGTGCCGAAGTCCTTGCCGGGGGCGGCATCCCCGATCTCGGCGAGGACCTGGCGCGCGGCGCCTGGATCGAACCGACGGTGTGGACCGGCCTGGACAATTCCTGTCGTACCGTGCGCGAGGAAGTCTTCGGTCCGGTCGCCGCGCTGATCCCCTTCGACACCGAAGAGGACGCGATCGGTTTGGCGAACGACACCGAATACGGGCTGGCCGCTTCGGTGTGGACCAGCGATCTGACCCGGGCCCACCGGGTGGCGCAGGCGATGAACGTCGGCCTTTCCTGGGTCAACACCTGGTACCTGCGCGACCTGCGCGCCCCCTTCGGCGGGACGGGCCGCTCCGGCATCGGGCGCGAGGGCGGGAAGCACTCGCTGCACTTCTACACCGAGACGACGAATGTGTGCGTGGCCCTATGACCGGATCGACTCTTTCCCGGTACGCCTCGGCGCTCGATGAGGCCGTCACCTCCAGGCTGGCCATCGCGCAGCTGAGCCGGACCGCCGCCCTCACCCTGGACGACGCCTACCGCGTGCAGGCACTCGGCTCCGAGCTGCGGGCGGCTCGCGGTGACCGCCTCGTCGGTGTGAAGCTCGGGTTCACCAGCAAGGCCAAGGCACGGCAGATGGGCGTCTCCGACGTCATCTTCGGCCGGCTGCACGCGCGCGGCGAAAACGCCGACGGTGGCAGCGTCGCGCTGGCGGACTACATCCACCCGCGCGTCGAGCCGGAGGTGGCCTTCCGCCTCGGTGCGCGGTTCGACGCGCGCGCCTCGGCCGACCCCGAGGCCGAACTGCGCGCCGCCGTCGACGCGGTCGCCCCCGGGCTGGAGATCATCGACAGCCGCTACGCGGACTTCCGGTTCTCCCTCACCGACGTCGTCGCCGACAACACCTCGGCGGCCGGGTTCGTGATCGGAGCCTGGCAGCCGGCCGATCTCACCGCCACCGGTGTCCGGTTCGCCGAGCGGCCGGTGACCCTGGAGATCGACGACGTGGTCGCGGCGACCGGGAGCACCAGCGACATCCTCGGCGACCCGGTGCTCGCCCTGCCGGCGATCGCCCGCATGGCCGCCGCGCAGGGAGTCGTCCTGCCCGCCGGTTCCGTGCTGCTGGCCGGGGCGGCGACCGCCGCGGTCGCTCTCCCGGGCGGGGTCACGGTCCGCGCGACCGTCGCGGGTCTTGGCACCGTTCACGTCACCACCATCCCCGCGGAGGAGCGATGACCGACAAGTCCCTCGTGGTCGAGGGGAAGGCCACGCCCCGCGGCCGGTTCCCGCACGTCAAGGTCGTCGGCGACCTGGTGTTCGTCTCCGGGACCAGCAGCCGCCGCCCCGACAACACCTTCGCCGGGGCCGGCGCCGACGCGATGGGGGTGACCGATCTCGACATCGAGGCGCAGACCCGGGCCGTGCTCGACAACATCAGCGACGTCCTCGCCGCCGTGGACTGCACGCTCGACGATCTGGTCCAGGTCACCGCCTATCTCGTCAGCATGAACGACTTCGGCGGCTACAACCGCGTATGGGACGAGTACTTCGACGCTTCCGGCCCCACGCGGACCACCGTCGCGGTCCACCAGCTTCCCCACCCGTACCTGCTCATCGAGATCCAGGCCGTCGCCGTGCGCCGGCCCGGCCGCACCGCCAAGGAGAAGTCATGACGTCGTCACTGCCTCCGGTCTTCAACTTCCCGCAGTGGCTCGCCGAGCACGAGCACCTGCTGAAGCCACCGGTCAACAACAAGGCGATGTGGGACACCAGCGGTGACTTCATCGTGCAGATCGTCGGCGGTCCCAACCAGCGGCTCGACTTCCACTTCGAGCCGTTCGAGGAGTACTTCTACCAGGTCAAGGGCACTATGCACGTCAACGTGATCACCGAGGACGGTCCGCGGCGCGTGGACATCGGCGAAGGCGACATGTGGCTGCTGCCCGGCAGCACCTGGCACTCACCGCAGCGCCCGGAGGAAGGATCCATCGGCATCGTGGTGGAGCGCGTCCGCCCCGAGGGCACGACGGAGCAGTTCGGCTGGTTCTGCCGGGAGTGCGGCACGAAGGTGCATTCGGTGGAGCTGCAGGTGCGGGACATCGTCGCCGACCTGCCGCCGGTGTTCGAGGCCTTCCACGCGTCCGTCGAGCAGCGCACGTGCGGAAACTGCGGCGCGCTGCACCCCGGTAAGGGCTGATCCGGTGTCCGACGTCATCGACGTGCACACCCACTACGTCCCGGCCGGCTGGCCGGACCTCGGTCCCGGACAGCCCTGGCTGCGCGTGGAGTCCGAACGCCAGGCGATGATCATGGTGGGGGAGACCGAGTTCCGGGCCATCGATTCGGCCTGCTGGGACGCGTCGGCCCGGCTGGCCGACATGGCGGCCGACGGGGTGCGGGCCCAGGTGGTCTCGCCCACACCGCTGTTCTTCGGGTACGACTTGAGCGGTGCCGAGGCGGTCAAGGTCTGCCGGATCTTCAACGATCTCGCCCTGGACATCTGCGCACCCGACCGGGAGCGCTTCATCCCGTTCGCCCAGGTGCCGTTGCAGGACCCCGACGCGGCCTGCCGCGAACTCGACCGCTGCCTGGACGCCGGGCACGCCGGGGTGGAGATCGGCAACCACGTCGGCGACCAGGACCTCGACGCGGAAGGCGTCGTCACCTTCCTCCAGCACGCGGCCTCGCGCGGCGCGCCGGTCTTCGTGCATCCCTGGGACATGCCCACCTCGCCGCGGTTGGACCGCTGGATGGCGCGGTGGCTGACCGGGATGCCGGCGGAGACCCACCTCTCCGTGCTCGCCATGATCCTCGGCGGGGTGTTCGACCGGGTGCCGGGCTCGCTGCGGATCTGTTTCGCGCACGGCGGCGGGTCGTTCGCGTTCTGGCTGGGGCGCCTGGAGAACGCCTGGCATCGCCGCCCGGACCTCATCGCCACCTCGCAGCTGCCGCCCTCGGCCTATCTCGGCCGGTTCAGCGTGGACAGCGTCGTCTTCGACCCCGTGGCTCTGCGCACGCTGGTCGACACCCTCGGCGCGGACCACGTGATGCTGGGTAGCGACTACCCCTACCCGCTGGGCGAACGGCCCGTCGGCCAGGTACTCCGGAAGGCCGACTTCCTCAGCGCCGCGGAGCGCGAGGCGATCGCCGGTGGCAACGCGCTGCGCTGGGTCGGGCGCGTGGCCGCCGACCAGCGGGTATGTCCATAGTGGGACACATGGCCGTGCGGCTATGCCCTAGGACGCAAGGCGGTCTACCGTCCTCGTATGGAAATACCGCGGATGCTGGACGGGCGGCTGAAGTTCCGCCATCTCCTGCTCGTCGAGGCGCTTTCCGGTCAGGGGAGCGTGGTCGGCGCCGCGGCCGCGCTCCACGTCACCCAGCCCGTGGTCACCCGCAGCCTCCAGGACCTCGAACGCATCCTCGGCGTCACCCTCTACGAACGCGGCCCGCGGGGGATCCGGCCCACCGAGTTCGGTGACGCTTTCACCGAGTACGCGCGCTCGGCGCTGGCCCAGATGAACCAGGCGAGCAGGCACCTCCAGGAGATCGCCGACGCCACCCGCGGCCACGTGGTCATCGGCACCCATCTCGCGGGCTCCAACCTCCTGCTGCCGCGGGCCGTCGCCCATCTCAAGCGAGACCGCCCCGCCCTGAGGATCGTCGTGCGCGAAGCGACGCCTGGGGCGCTGCTTGACGACCTCGTCGCCGGCAAGATCGACTTCATCGTCGGTCGCCTGGCGACGGTCCCCCCGGAGGGGACGATCCAGCAGACGCTGCACGCGGAAACCATCCGTGTGATCGCGCGCAGCGGCCACCCGCTCGCGGCACGCACCGAGATCCCGCTCGACGAGCTGATCGCCTACCCGTGGATCCTGCCGGGGGTGGAGACGGCGCTGCGCACGGAGCTCGAGGAGTTCTTCCACCGCAACGACGTCTCCCTGCCCCCCGACCGCGTCGAGACGACCGCGTTCCTCACCATCCGCCAGCTCCTCGTGGAGACCGACATGGTGGCCGCGCTCCCGGAACTCATCGGCGCGAGCGACCCCCGGCTCACCGCGCTGCCGATCTCGCTCGACCTCGTCGGCGCACGCGTCGGGATCACGCTGGCGGCCGGCCGTCGGCTGAGCCCGGCCTCGGAGGCCATGATGCAGTCGCTGGTCGCGGTCGCGGATTCCGTGCAGCCTCAGCCGGCTCGATCCGACTGAGTTCCGGCCGCGCGAAGGTGCCGTATATCAGCCCTCAGGCCCGCGCCGCGGTGGGAGCTGTGTCAGGTCGCGGGGGAGGGCGCCACGGTGAGGGCCGCGGGGCTCGTCGACGGGAAATCCGCGCACGACGATGTTGCGTCGCGGCAGGTGCGGGCCCGGTACCGAAAGACCCGCCCCTCTTCTCAGGCCCTCACCCGCGTCAGCGACGTCTTGACCCGCAACAACCAGCTGTCGAGTGCGACTCGATCCGCGCGTGACGGTCCCCTTCAGTCCCGGCCGGGCCGCCCGCCCCAGCGCGCCTGGGTGACCGGTCAGCCAAGCATGTTCCGCATGGCGCGGTACCCCGCCAAGCGGTACTCGTCGGCCCTGGCGGGCTCGAGTGCCATCATGTCCATGGTCGAATTCGCGACCGCCTCGACGAGAGCGCCGACGAACCGGATCGGCTGCTGCCGCAAGACACCTGTACGACTCGCCTCCTGGAAGAGTTCCACGCCGACGACGGACTCGAGCTCCGACTCCTGCCGCGTCTGGCTGCTCACGTACTCCGACACGCCGATCAGCAGCAGAGCGCGGCGACGAGCCGGGTTCCGCGTCCCCCAGTCGGTCCAGCGCCGCCAGATGAGCCACAGCTTGTCGTCCAGCGGGAGCGCGTCGTCGAGGTCAGCGATCACCGCCGCGCGCAACTCCTTCTTCAACACGGCGAAGACCGCGTCGAGCAGACCCGCCTTGGTCTCGAAGTGATGGAACACCGAGCCCTGCGCGACACCTACACGCTTCGCGATGACGGCCGTGGATGCAGCGACGCCATCGTCGGCCACCACCTCGACAGCGCCTTCGATGATGCGGCTGCGCATCACCAAGGATCGGGCATTTCCGGCTTCCGGCATCGACGGCTCCAAATTGATCGAGTAATCAATCAACATGATACGTTGGACATCACCCAACGCGAACAGGAGGTCTTCGCATGGCAGTCTCGGAGACAGTCGAGTCGAAAGGTGCCGGCCGGCCGCGAACCGGCGACGGCGACGTCCACACGGTGATCAACGGCGAGCCGGTCTTCGCGAGGTTGGACGATCCACGCCGCTCGCTGGCGGAGTTGCTCCGCGATGAGCGCGGGCTGACCGGCACCAAGATCGGCTGCAACCAGGGCGGCTGTGGCGCGTGCACCGTGCTCGTCGACGGCCGGCGAGTCCTGTCGTGCCTCACGCTGGCGGTGAAGGTCGACGGGCGCGAGGTCACGACCATCGAGGGCGTCGGGACCGAGGACGACCTGCACCCGCTTCAGGAGGCGCTCATCGAGCATGACGGCTTTCAGTGCGGGTTCTGCACGCCGGGGCAGATCTGCTCGGCGATCGGGATGGCGGGCGAGCTCTCCCGCGGACTGCCCAGCCGAGTGACCGGCGACGTGGCCGCCACGCAGATGTCGTGGAGTCGCGAGGAGATCCAGGAACGCATGAGCGGCAACCTGTGCCGCTGCGGCGCCTACAACGGGATCGTCGACGCGATCATGGAGACCTTCGCCGCTGCGGCACCCGCCGATACCGAGCGTCAGGGGGCACGGTGAAGACCTTCACCTACCTTCGACCGCCGAATCCGCAGGCCGCGGTGGAGGCTGCCACCACGCACCGCGCCCGGTACGTCGCGGGCGGAACCAATCTGCTGGATCTGATGCGTGAGGGCGTCGAGCAGCCGACGGGGCTCGTGGACGTTTCGGAGCTCTCCACGGGCATCCGGCGTGACATCGACGGAACCCTCGTCCTCGGAGCCGGTGCCACGAACACCGCGGTCGCCGAGCACCCCGACGTCCGGACCTGGTTCCCGCTGATCTCCAGGTCCGTCCTCAACGGCGCGTCCGGGCAGATACGCAACATGGCGACGGTGGGCGGGAACCTGCTGCAGCGCACCCGCTGCCTGTACTTCTACGATGCGACGACCCGGTGCAACAAGCGTGTCGAGGGCTCCGGTTGCGACGCGGTCGAAGGGGACCACCGCAACCACGCCATCCTGGGAGCCTCTCCGAGTTGCGCGGCGACCCATTCGTCCGACCTGTGCGTCGCACTGGCCGCGCTGGACGCGTCCGTCCACGTGCTCGGCCCCGGCGGTGAGCGGACCATCGATCTCCTCGAGTTCTACGAACTTCCCGGGGACCGGCCCAGTGTGGAGAACGTCCTCGGCCCGCACGAGCTGATCACCTCCGTATCGGTTCCGCCGCTGAGCTACGGGCGCCGGTCGACCTACCGCAAGGTGCGGGAACGCACCAGCTACGCGTTCGCCCTGGTGTCGGTGGCCGCGGCGCTGGACATCGAAGACGGAGTGGTCCGCGATGCTCGCCTGGCGCTGGGCGGCGTCGCACCGAAACCCTGGCGGGCGACCGGGGCCGAGGCGCTGTTGCGAGGTGCCCGTGCCACCGGCGACGAGTTCCGGCGTGCTGCCGAGGCCGTGGTCGAGGACGCCAGCCCGCTGCGCGACAACGCGTACACGATTCCACTGGCGACGCGCACCATCGTCGCCACTCTCGAACAACTCGCGGGTGCGGAGGCCCGGTCATGAGTCTGATGCAACGAGTGGTCGGGCTGGTCGCGCGAGCCCTTCCCGACCGGGCCCCGGATCCGATGCTCGACCGGAAGGACGCATTCGCCGGCACGCCGCTGTCCCGGGTCGACGGGCCACTGAAGGTCACCGGTGGAGCGGAGTACACCGCCGATGTCGCGGTGCCCGGGCTCACCCACGCCGCGATGGTGTGCAGCACGATCGCCGGCGGCCGCATCGAGTCCATCACCGTGGCCGACGCGGAGAAAGCGGCCGGCGTGGTGCTGGTGATGACGTACCGGAACGCACCCGTACTGTCGCCCGCACCGACGCTGATGAGCTTCACCGGCGCGTCGTTCACCGATGCGCCCATGATGCAGGACGCGCGAGTCCGCTGGGATGGGGAACCGATCGCGGTCGTGGTCGCGGAGACCCTCGCACAGGCACGGCACGCGGCATCGCTGGTGAAGGTGACCTACGCCGAGGATCCTTCGGCACGCGTGGACTTCGACGCCTTGAAGTCTCGAGCGCGGCGCCCGGCCGCCGTCCAGGGACAACGACCGCGGATGACGAAGGGCAGCGTGGACGAGGCGCTGCGCACCGGCGACGTGGTGGTCGATCACGTCTACCGGACGCCACGGCACAACCACGCCGCCATCGAGCCGCACGCGACCGCAGTGGCCTGGCACGGTGACGACAGCATGACCGTGTGGGACAGCACGCAGGCCGTCACGCACACCCAGATGGGACTGGCCAAGGTGTTCGGCCTCGAGCGTGAGAAGGTCCGGGTGGTCTCGCAGTTCGTCGGCGGTGGCTTCGGGAACAAGATGATGTGGAACCACCAGGTGCTCTGCGCCGCCGCGGCGAAGCTGTCCGGCAGGCCCGTCCGCATCACGATGAGCCGGGAGGACGTCTTCCGGGTCACCGGCGGGCGCACGCTTTCCGAGCAACGCGTCGCACTGTCCGCGACGCGTCACGGCAAGCTGAGCGCTCTCGTGCACGAGGGCACCACCACGATCGGCGTCGACGGCAACGGGTTCGCGGAGCAATTCACGTTCCCCGCGCGGGTCCTCTACGCCGCCGACAACTTCGTCGTCGACCAGAGGGTGCTGGAGCTGAACATGGTGCCGAACGCCTCCATGCGCGCGCCCGGCGAGTCCATCGGATCGTTCGCCCTGGAATCCGCCGTGGACGAAGTGGCCGAGGGCCTCGGCATGGACCCGATCGAATTCCGGCGCGGGGTGCAGCCGGACAAAAATCCTTCCAGCGGCAGGCCATTCGCCATGCGCAACCTCATGCGGGCCTACGACCTGGGTGCGGCGCGGTTCGGCTGGGACGCGCGGAACCCGGTGCCACGATCACACCGCGAGGGCGAGTGGTGGATCGGCCACGGCGTCGCCTCGTGCAACTACCCGTACGTCCGGCTGCCCGGCGCGAAGGCGTCGGTCAGGATCGACAGCGACGGCCACGCCGTGGTCCGGACCGCTGCGCACGAGATGGGCATGGGGACCCCCACCGTGCAGGTGCAGCACGCCGCGGCGAGGCTGGGCCTTCCAGTGGAACAGGTCCGCTTCGAGTACGGCGACAGTGAGCTTCCGGCCGGGATCCCGGCCGGCGGTTCCGCGCAGACCGTCGCCATCATCGCCTCGGTCACCGACGCCGTCGACAAGCTGGTCAAAGAACTCCTCAAGCTGACCAGAGCGGGGTCGCCGATTTCCGGGGCGCGACCGCGGCAGGTCGAACTACGCGACGGGGGCATCTACCGCAAGGACGGCGGACCGGGCATCTCCTACCGTGAGCTGCTCCGGGCAGCGGGACGCGACCACGTCGAGGCGGTCGGCGCGGGCTCCCTGCCGCTGGAGATGATGAAGCACTCGATGGAGTCCTTCGGCGCCCAGTTCTGCGAGGTTCGCGTCAGCGACGTCACCGGCGAAGTCCGCGTCAACCGCTGGGTCGGCTCCTTCGACACCGGCCTCGTGCTCAACCCGAAGACGGCGGCCAGCCAATTCCGCGGCGGCATCGTGATGGGACTGGGCCAGGCCCTGACCGAGGAGACAGCCTTCGACACCCGGCGGGGACGAATCATGAACCCTTCGCTGGCCCACTACCACGTACCGGTTCACGCCGACGTGCCGCCGATCGACGTGGTGTGGCTGGACATCCCGGATCCCCTCGCGCCGATGGGTGCGCACGGCGTGGGCGAGATCGGCGTGGTCGGGGTCGCCGGCGCCGTCGCCAACGCCGTCTACAACGCGATCGGAGTACGGTTCCGCGAATTGCCCCTCACACCGGGCAAAGTGCTCAGTGGACTCGCCGCGCTGGAGGCGGAGTCCCGGGAAGCACGATCGACCGTCTGAGCCGACGCCGCCACGCTCCGGCCTCTCGCTCGGACGTGCGGGCCTCCGGCGACAACTCGCCGGCATCGTGGTCGCCCCTCACGACCGGGCGTGGTGCATCCGGACTCGATCGCCGGGTCAGGCCACTTCGACGACGACCTTGCCGAAGGCGCCGCGGTCGAGGTGGTCGAGTGCCGCGGGCAGCTCGGTGAGCGGGTAGCGCTCGTCGATCACCGGCTTCAGGCCGGTACGGTCGACGGCTCGGACGAGGTCTTCCAGCGCGCGGCGATGGCCGGTTCCGATGCCCTGGACGGTGATGTCTTTGAGCATCAGGGGCATCACGGGAGCAGTCACGTCAAAGCCCTCCAGCGCGCCGATCTGGTAGATCGTCCCACCGACCGCCGCGGTCTGGACGGCCTTTCCGAGATGCGCCCCGCCCACCACTTCGAGGATGTGGTCCGCGCCGCGGTCGTCGGTGATCTCGAGGATGGCCTCGATCCAGTCCTCACGCGTGCGGTCGACGCAGTGGTCGGCGCCGAGTTCCGCGGCGCGCGGCAGCTTGTGGGCGCTGCCGGACACGATGACCTCGGCCCCCAGCGCCTTCGCGAGCTGGATCCCGAACAGCGACACCCCGCCGGTCCCCTCGACCAGCACCGTGTCGCCGGCCCGCACTCCACCACGTTCGGCGAGCGCGAACCACGCGGTCAGCCCGGCGCACGGCAACGTGCTGGCTTCCGCGTGTGCGAGCGTTCCCGGCGCGTGGACGAACCATTCCGCCGGCAAGGCCACGTACTCCGCCAGGACGCCCGGGTAGTGACCACCGAGGGTCCGGTAGGACGGCGTCCGGGCGTCGCCGTGGCGGCGGCCGTCGATCCAGTCCGGGGTGAAGGTGGAGATCACGTGCTCGCCGATGGCGAAGCGGGTGACCTCGTCGCCGGTCGCCACCACTGTTCCCGACAGGTCGGACCCGGGGGTGAACGGAAAGGAGAGCGGCAACCCCCGCCCGCTTTCGGTGACCATCTTGTCGCGGTAGTTGAGTGCGACGGCCGCCACCTGCACCAGAACTTCGCCCCGCTGTGGCTGGGGAATCGGAACGTGCCTGAGTTCCAGCCGATCGCGGCCGATGTCGTCCATTTCCCAGCGCCGCATGGTCTCCGTCATCAAAGCTCCCCGTCGTGTTTCCCGGTTTGGCGCGTGGTCGATCGCATCGAGTACGGAACTGTCCGGTCCGGCACCCGATGCGGTGACGCTGACCGGCAAGGCGATACCGGCATCCCGCGCGACCAGCCGGAGCCGCCTGGCGGCCGCCGACCGCAGACCTCAGTTCGGCTTGGACGTTCTCTGGCCCGTCGTATCGCTGTCGCTGTTCTGCCGATCGGGTTCGATCGGGGCGGCGTGGGTGGTTTCGTGGCGGCCGGCCATGCCGGCGAGCAGGGCCAGCGACTGTTCTGCCGCGGAGCCCGGGGCCGCCGAGTAGAGGTACAGCGTCTGCCCCACCGACCCCGTCACGGAGAGGGATTGGTAGTTCACCGTGATCTCGCCGACGAAGGGATTGTTGTAACGCTTCGTGCCATCAGTCCGCTCGTGCACATCGTGGCGTGCCCACATCGTGCGGAATTCCGCGCTTTTCAGCGACAGCTCGCCGATCAGCTCGGTCAGGCGCGGGTCGTCGGGGCCGGTGCCGGCCGTGGACCGGACGCTCGCGACCACACTGTGCGCGATCGTGTTCCAGTCCG
The window above is part of the Amycolatopsis camponoti genome. Proteins encoded here:
- a CDS encoding (2Fe-2S)-binding protein — its product is MAVSETVESKGAGRPRTGDGDVHTVINGEPVFARLDDPRRSLAELLRDERGLTGTKIGCNQGGCGACTVLVDGRRVLSCLTLAVKVDGREVTTIEGVGTEDDLHPLQEALIEHDGFQCGFCTPGQICSAIGMAGELSRGLPSRVTGDVAATQMSWSREEIQERMSGNLCRCGAYNGIVDAIMETFAAAAPADTERQGAR
- a CDS encoding amidohydrolase family protein, translating into MSDVIDVHTHYVPAGWPDLGPGQPWLRVESERQAMIMVGETEFRAIDSACWDASARLADMAADGVRAQVVSPTPLFFGYDLSGAEAVKVCRIFNDLALDICAPDRERFIPFAQVPLQDPDAACRELDRCLDAGHAGVEIGNHVGDQDLDAEGVVTFLQHAASRGAPVFVHPWDMPTSPRLDRWMARWLTGMPAETHLSVLAMILGGVFDRVPGSLRICFAHGGGSFAFWLGRLENAWHRRPDLIATSQLPPSAYLGRFSVDSVVFDPVALRTLVDTLGADHVMLGSDYPYPLGERPVGQVLRKADFLSAAEREAIAGGNALRWVGRVAADQRVCP
- a CDS encoding 3-hydroxyanthranilate 3,4-dioxygenase — protein: MTSSLPPVFNFPQWLAEHEHLLKPPVNNKAMWDTSGDFIVQIVGGPNQRLDFHFEPFEEYFYQVKGTMHVNVITEDGPRRVDIGEGDMWLLPGSTWHSPQRPEEGSIGIVVERVRPEGTTEQFGWFCRECGTKVHSVELQVRDIVADLPPVFEAFHASVEQRTCGNCGALHPGKG
- a CDS encoding LysR substrate-binding domain-containing protein; translated protein: MEIPRMLDGRLKFRHLLLVEALSGQGSVVGAAAALHVTQPVVTRSLQDLERILGVTLYERGPRGIRPTEFGDAFTEYARSALAQMNQASRHLQEIADATRGHVVIGTHLAGSNLLLPRAVAHLKRDRPALRIVVREATPGALLDDLVAGKIDFIVGRLATVPPEGTIQQTLHAETIRVIARSGHPLAARTEIPLDELIAYPWILPGVETALRTELEEFFHRNDVSLPPDRVETTAFLTIRQLLVETDMVAALPELIGASDPRLTALPISLDLVGARVGITLAAGRRLSPASEAMMQSLVAVADSVQPQPARSD
- a CDS encoding 2-keto-4-pentenoate hydratase, which gives rise to MTGSTLSRYASALDEAVTSRLAIAQLSRTAALTLDDAYRVQALGSELRAARGDRLVGVKLGFTSKAKARQMGVSDVIFGRLHARGENADGGSVALADYIHPRVEPEVAFRLGARFDARASADPEAELRAAVDAVAPGLEIIDSRYADFRFSLTDVVADNTSAAGFVIGAWQPADLTATGVRFAERPVTLEIDDVVAATGSTSDILGDPVLALPAIARMAAAQGVVLPAGSVLLAGAATAAVALPGGVTVRATVAGLGTVHVTTIPAEER
- a CDS encoding alpha/beta hydrolase, with product MPHDVDLQYGPDAHQLVNVYHPGSGDRPVIVYFHGGRWREGHPAYYDHLAAPWVDAGAVFLSCGYRLEPRHTIADAVADAAAAVEWARANATRYGGDPDRITVAGHSAGGHLAAMVTLTDSSPGPVAGTVCMSAPTDLRGIVEDPAQARRLSPALRVSRAPERVVISFGDPEPNRKADDDFWLTRQGRLLADALTDAGRPPVTVTLTGTDHIGTATAFADPTSELFEAAHQVVFGGTR
- a CDS encoding TetR/AcrR family transcriptional regulator, with translation MLIDYSINLEPSMPEAGNARSLVMRSRIIEGAVEVVADDGVAASTAVIAKRVGVAQGSVFHHFETKAGLLDAVFAVLKKELRAAVIADLDDALPLDDKLWLIWRRWTDWGTRNPARRRALLLIGVSEYVSSQTRQESELESVVGVELFQEASRTGVLRQQPIRFVGALVEAVANSTMDMMALEPARADEYRLAGYRAMRNMLG
- a CDS encoding FAD binding domain-containing protein — protein: MKTFTYLRPPNPQAAVEAATTHRARYVAGGTNLLDLMREGVEQPTGLVDVSELSTGIRRDIDGTLVLGAGATNTAVAEHPDVRTWFPLISRSVLNGASGQIRNMATVGGNLLQRTRCLYFYDATTRCNKRVEGSGCDAVEGDHRNHAILGASPSCAATHSSDLCVALAALDASVHVLGPGGERTIDLLEFYELPGDRPSVENVLGPHELITSVSVPPLSYGRRSTYRKVRERTSYAFALVSVAAALDIEDGVVRDARLALGGVAPKPWRATGAEALLRGARATGDEFRRAAEAVVEDASPLRDNAYTIPLATRTIVATLEQLAGAEARS
- a CDS encoding aldehyde dehydrogenase family protein, with protein sequence MSRGHRAKVLSYLDLAVQEGAEVLAGGGIPDLGEDLARGAWIEPTVWTGLDNSCRTVREEVFGPVAALIPFDTEEDAIGLANDTEYGLAASVWTSDLTRAHRVAQAMNVGLSWVNTWYLRDLRAPFGGTGRSGIGREGGKHSLHFYTETTNVCVAL
- a CDS encoding RidA family protein translates to MTDKSLVVEGKATPRGRFPHVKVVGDLVFVSGTSSRRPDNTFAGAGADAMGVTDLDIEAQTRAVLDNISDVLAAVDCTLDDLVQVTAYLVSMNDFGGYNRVWDEYFDASGPTRTTVAVHQLPHPYLLIEIQAVAVRRPGRTAKEKS